One window of Halopseudomonas maritima genomic DNA carries:
- a CDS encoding ABC transporter ATP-binding protein: protein MISINSLTKRFGDHTAVDNLSFDVKPGEVLGFLGPNGAGKSTTMKMLTGFLTPDGGSASVCGFDIQRQTLQAQQKMGYLPEGAPCYGDMRVRGFLEFIADVRGLRGAERQRHVDRAVEQVELQGVLGQRIETLSKGFKRRVGLAQAILHDPQVLILDEPTDGLDPNQKHHVRRLIQQLAEGSNKMVVVSTHILEEVSAVCSRAVIIGRGRLLADGTPDELEARSRYHQAVTLSLGQAVSTAPLESLPGVLAVESQRDGQLLTVLAKPGEVIFPAVGQLAREQQWQVNELSVERGRLDEVFRTLTSGEAA from the coding sequence ATGATAAGCATAAACAGCCTGACCAAACGCTTCGGCGACCACACCGCCGTAGACAACCTGTCGTTTGACGTCAAACCGGGCGAAGTCCTCGGTTTTCTCGGGCCCAATGGGGCCGGCAAATCCACCACCATGAAGATGCTGACCGGTTTTCTGACGCCCGATGGCGGTTCAGCCTCGGTCTGCGGCTTCGATATTCAGCGTCAGACCCTGCAGGCCCAGCAGAAGATGGGCTACCTGCCCGAAGGGGCGCCCTGCTATGGCGACATGCGCGTCAGGGGCTTTCTTGAGTTTATTGCCGATGTCCGTGGCCTGCGTGGTGCCGAGCGCCAGCGCCACGTGGATCGGGCGGTTGAGCAGGTTGAGTTGCAGGGCGTACTCGGCCAGCGCATCGAGACCTTGTCGAAGGGCTTCAAACGCCGTGTCGGTCTGGCCCAGGCCATTCTGCACGACCCTCAGGTACTGATTCTGGACGAGCCGACCGACGGCCTAGACCCGAATCAGAAACACCATGTTCGCCGTCTGATTCAGCAACTGGCTGAGGGCAGCAACAAGATGGTGGTGGTTTCCACGCATATCCTGGAAGAAGTCAGCGCGGTTTGCTCGCGCGCCGTGATTATCGGCCGTGGGCGTCTGCTGGCTGATGGCACGCCGGATGAGCTGGAGGCGCGCTCGCGCTATCACCAGGCGGTCACCCTGTCGCTCGGGCAAGCGGTATCCACAGCACCGTTGGAGAGCCTGCCGGGCGTACTGGCGGTCGAATCGCAGCGTGATGGTCAGCTGTTGACCGTGCTGGCCAAGCCGGGCGAGGTGATCTTTCCGGCGGTGGGGCAACTGGCCCGAGAACAGCAGTGGCAGGTCAATGAATTGTCGGTGGAACGCGGTCGCCTGGATGAGGTTTTCCGTACCCTGACCTCCGGGGAGGCGGCATGA
- a CDS encoding ABC transporter permease subunit: MNNLGVIFKRELGGYFATPLAYIFIVIFLVLASVFTFYLGAFYEAGQADLNAFFNFHPWLYLFLIPAVAMRLWAEERKSGTIELLMTLPVSRGAMVVGKFLAAWVFVGIALLLTFPMVLTVNYLGNPDNGAIITGYIGSWLLAGGYLAIGSCMSALTKNQVIAFIVSVVACFVFIVSGVSMVQNLFSGWAPQWVLDTIASFSFLIRFDAISKGVLDLRDLLYFFSLMAVWLFATAIVIDLKKAD; the protein is encoded by the coding sequence ATGAACAATCTGGGTGTGATCTTCAAGCGTGAGCTGGGCGGCTACTTTGCAACGCCGCTGGCCTACATCTTCATCGTTATCTTCTTGGTGCTGGCTTCGGTCTTTACCTTCTATTTGGGCGCCTTCTACGAGGCCGGTCAGGCCGACCTGAACGCCTTCTTCAACTTTCACCCCTGGCTGTACCTGTTCCTGATTCCTGCGGTCGCCATGCGCCTGTGGGCCGAGGAGCGCAAGTCAGGCACCATCGAGTTGCTCATGACCCTGCCGGTGTCCCGTGGCGCCATGGTAGTGGGCAAGTTTCTTGCTGCATGGGTGTTTGTGGGCATTGCCCTGTTGCTGACTTTCCCGATGGTGCTGACGGTCAATTATCTGGGTAACCCGGACAACGGTGCGATCATCACCGGTTACATCGGCAGCTGGCTGCTGGCCGGCGGCTATCTGGCGATCGGCTCGTGCATGTCGGCACTGACCAAGAACCAGGTGATTGCCTTTATCGTCAGTGTGGTCGCCTGCTTCGTGTTTATCGTCAGCGGTGTGTCCATGGTGCAGAACCTGTTCAGCGGTTGGGCACCCCAGTGGGTGCTGGACACCATTGCCTCATTCAGTTTCCTGATTCGCTTCGATGCCATCAGCAAGGGCGTGCTGGATCTGCGAGACCTGCTGTATTTCTTCTCGCTGATGGCCGTCTGGTTGTTCGCCACGGCGATTGTCATCGACCTGAAAAAGGCCGATTGA
- a CDS encoding GldG family protein has protein sequence MKRIMYSGAGLLVLLLAFFAFNMATGVMLPGARLDLTEQKLYTLSDGTREILQELEEPIDLYFFFSEGASKDLVVLRNYQRRVAEMLKEYERRADGMIRLHIIDPEPFSEAEDRAAEFGLQAIPLSESGDSLYFGLAGTNELAQREIISFFALEQENMLEYELSRMISTLAKPDKPQVGLISGLPVEGGMNPYSQQPQAPWVALEQMRQVFDVKNLAEDVDAIPEDIQVLLLIHPKALSEAALYAVDQFVLRGGKLLAFVDPFAEADQGMEAMIDGMADGKASDLGPLLQAWGVAYNPERVVVDARQGMAVGRGQGQRPARHIGWLEVESAQINGEDTITAPLQLLTVATGGALVPVEGSQTEFTPLLQSTADSALLPSDAFSKLQDPEDLLPGFAPDAEVYTLAARLSGPASTAYPDGLEGYEAGLQQADNINVVVVADTDMLTDRMWVQVQDLFGQRISQPWADNGGLLVNALDNLSGSDALISVRSRGDFSRPFTVVEELQRKAESRFRASEQRLQERLAETDQKLAQLQQGQDPSQLTELTAEQRETIQSFLDEKVAIRKQLRDVRFQLNADIDALGTQLKLLNTMLMPLLLTLAVLLWWLLGRVRRKG, from the coding sequence ATGAAACGTATTATGTATTCCGGTGCCGGTCTGCTGGTGCTGCTGCTGGCCTTCTTTGCTTTCAATATGGCGACCGGCGTGATGCTGCCCGGTGCGCGCCTGGATCTGACCGAACAGAAGCTGTACACCCTGTCGGACGGTACCCGGGAGATTCTGCAAGAGCTGGAAGAGCCGATTGATCTGTATTTCTTCTTCTCCGAGGGTGCCAGCAAGGATCTGGTGGTGCTGCGCAACTATCAGCGCCGCGTGGCGGAAATGCTCAAGGAGTATGAACGCCGTGCCGACGGCATGATCCGTCTGCACATCATTGACCCCGAGCCCTTCTCTGAGGCCGAAGATCGCGCTGCCGAGTTTGGCCTGCAGGCCATTCCGCTGAGCGAGAGCGGCGACTCGCTGTACTTCGGCCTGGCCGGTACCAACGAACTGGCCCAGCGCGAGATTATCTCGTTCTTTGCGCTGGAGCAGGAGAACATGCTCGAGTACGAGCTGAGCCGTATGATCAGCACGCTGGCCAAGCCCGACAAGCCGCAGGTTGGGCTGATCAGCGGGTTGCCGGTTGAGGGTGGCATGAATCCCTACTCGCAGCAGCCGCAGGCGCCCTGGGTGGCGCTGGAGCAGATGCGCCAGGTGTTCGATGTAAAAAACCTGGCCGAGGATGTGGACGCGATTCCTGAGGATATTCAGGTCTTGCTGTTGATCCACCCGAAGGCGCTGAGCGAAGCCGCCCTGTATGCGGTTGATCAGTTTGTGCTGCGCGGCGGTAAGCTGCTGGCCTTTGTCGACCCGTTCGCCGAGGCGGATCAGGGTATGGAAGCGATGATCGACGGCATGGCGGATGGCAAGGCGTCGGACCTCGGCCCGCTGCTGCAGGCCTGGGGCGTTGCCTATAACCCGGAGCGCGTGGTTGTTGATGCGCGTCAGGGCATGGCGGTCGGCCGTGGCCAGGGCCAGCGTCCGGCGCGGCATATCGGCTGGCTCGAGGTTGAATCTGCGCAGATCAACGGTGAAGACACCATCACCGCACCGCTGCAGCTGCTGACCGTCGCCACCGGTGGTGCGCTGGTGCCGGTTGAGGGTAGCCAGACCGAGTTCACCCCGCTGCTGCAAAGCACCGCCGACAGCGCGCTACTGCCCAGTGACGCCTTCAGCAAACTGCAGGACCCGGAAGACCTGCTGCCGGGCTTTGCGCCAGACGCCGAGGTTTACACCCTGGCCGCGCGTTTGAGTGGTCCGGCCAGCACGGCGTACCCCGACGGCCTGGAAGGCTACGAGGCGGGCCTGCAGCAGGCGGACAATATCAACGTGGTGGTGGTGGCAGACACCGACATGCTGACCGACCGCATGTGGGTACAGGTGCAAGACCTGTTTGGTCAGCGCATTTCTCAGCCCTGGGCTGATAACGGCGGGCTGCTGGTCAACGCGCTGGACAACCTGTCGGGCTCTGACGCGCTGATCAGCGTGCGTTCACGAGGCGACTTCAGCCGTCCGTTTACTGTGGTTGAAGAGCTGCAGCGCAAAGCAGAAAGCCGCTTCCGCGCCAGTGAGCAGCGTCTGCAGGAGCGTTTGGCCGAGACTGACCAGAAACTCGCGCAACTGCAGCAGGGCCAGGACCCGAGCCAGCTCACCGAGTTGACCGCAGAGCAGCGCGAGACCATCCAGTCTTTCCTGGATGAGAAAGTGGCAATTCGCAAGCAGCTGCGCGATGTGCGATTCCAGCTTAATGCTGACATCGACGCTCTGGGTACCCAGTTGAAGCTGCTCAACACCATGCTGATGCCGCTGCTGCTGACGCTGGCCGTATTGCTCTGGTGGCTGCTGGGCCGCGTACGTCGCAAGGGGTAA
- a CDS encoding DUF4340 domain-containing protein, which translates to MRKIILIALALVAVALVAVALQVRNSDRVTDLESRPLLDEAQQAALADAEQLTLARGEQQVVLQREGSDWTVANRDQYPLQRARLAALLLALREGRVLEAKTSNPEYHARLGLATDAALQVSVGTGESAFGVLFGNTVGSNQLVRMAGDDQVWLINRALNMSVNAQDWLDLQVSQIPLERVSQAHWQYADGETLRLDKASEGDYNFKLAEGDAGGHERELNSMVLALADLRAQNVALRSALALPAPTLQMQLTSWAGAELKASLFELEGAYWLTIDQLNQSEEQPLTVYDDPRWAFQLGVAQHDRMTLRQADLQPAAEAPAQ; encoded by the coding sequence ATGCGCAAGATTATTCTGATTGCCCTGGCGTTGGTGGCCGTTGCGCTGGTGGCGGTGGCGCTGCAAGTGCGCAATAGCGACCGGGTCACGGACCTTGAAAGCCGGCCCTTGCTTGACGAGGCGCAGCAAGCCGCGCTGGCCGATGCAGAGCAGCTCACCCTGGCTCGCGGTGAGCAGCAGGTGGTGCTGCAGCGCGAGGGGAGCGACTGGACTGTGGCTAACCGAGACCAGTACCCGCTGCAACGCGCACGTCTGGCAGCACTGCTGCTGGCCCTGCGCGAGGGGCGCGTGCTGGAGGCCAAGACCAGCAACCCCGAGTACCATGCCCGTCTGGGGCTGGCTACTGATGCGGCTCTGCAGGTGAGCGTGGGCACTGGCGAGAGCGCCTTTGGGGTGTTGTTCGGCAACACTGTGGGTAGCAATCAACTGGTGCGCATGGCTGGTGATGACCAGGTGTGGCTCATCAATCGTGCGCTGAATATGTCGGTCAACGCTCAGGATTGGCTCGACCTGCAGGTGAGTCAGATCCCGTTGGAGCGGGTCTCTCAGGCCCACTGGCAATATGCCGATGGCGAAACCCTGCGGTTGGATAAGGCCAGTGAAGGTGATTACAACTTCAAGCTGGCTGAGGGTGACGCTGGTGGCCACGAGCGGGAGTTGAACTCCATGGTGCTCGCGTTGGCTGATCTGCGGGCGCAGAACGTAGCCTTGCGCAGCGCTCTGGCGCTGCCGGCGCCAACGCTGCAGATGCAACTGACCAGTTGGGCTGGCGCAGAACTTAAGGCATCGCTGTTTGAGCTTGAAGGCGCCTACTGGCTGACCATCGACCAGCTCAACCAGAGCGAGGAGCAGCCGCTGACTGTCTATGACGACCCGCGCTGGGCCTTCCAGCTGGGTGTTGCTCAGCACGACCGCATGACGCTGCGTCAGGCCGATCTGCAGCCTGCTGCAGAGGCCCCGGCCCAGTAA
- a CDS encoding cold-shock protein → MAEREQGTVKWFNDAKGFGFIQRESGPDVFVHFRAIRGDGHRTLVEGQKVEFTVSQGQKGLQAEDVAKL, encoded by the coding sequence ATGGCTGAGCGTGAGCAGGGGACCGTCAAGTGGTTCAACGATGCCAAGGGCTTTGGATTCATTCAGCGCGAGTCGGGCCCGGATGTATTTGTGCACTTTCGCGCTATTCGCGGTGACGGTCACCGCACGTTGGTAGAGGGGCAGAAGGTCGAGTTTACTGTCTCGCAGGGCCAGAAAGGTCTGCAGGCAGAGGACGTTGCCAAGCTGTAA
- the trxC gene encoding thioredoxin TrxC, with amino-acid sequence MDAARLTANPACGACKHPLFDGRPSSVNAAGFARHAGADLPLVLDFWAAWCGPCRQFAPTFAQRCAQVEPRARFLKVDTEAAPDLAARFAIRSIPTLLIVHQGKEIARINGALPAGEFARWLQGQLPAIG; translated from the coding sequence TTGGACGCCGCCCGCCTGACAGCCAACCCGGCCTGTGGCGCCTGTAAGCATCCGCTCTTTGACGGCAGACCCAGCTCGGTCAATGCTGCCGGGTTTGCCCGCCATGCAGGCGCAGACCTACCGCTGGTGCTCGACTTCTGGGCCGCCTGGTGCGGCCCCTGTCGCCAATTTGCGCCGACCTTCGCCCAGCGCTGCGCGCAGGTCGAACCTCGGGCGCGCTTTCTCAAGGTAGATACCGAAGCCGCACCTGATCTGGCAGCGCGCTTCGCGATCCGCAGCATTCCCACCCTGCTGATTGTCCATCAGGGCAAGGAAATCGCGCGGATCAACGGCGCACTGCCAGCGGGCGAGTTTGCGCGCTGGCTGCAGGGCCAGCTGCCGGCAATCGGCTAA
- a CDS encoding potassium channel family protein, producing the protein MLPEIDKFHWITVGVSCVIAALAVVLHYEVLSRLHRFLDTTRMRERPRILTLIFVLLFTHIAEIWLFGMGALYLLQTPELGGIAGMQNITLFDTVYLSATTYTTLGYGDLTPTGNIRFLYGTESLTGLVLVTWSASLTFIELQRQWQGMRSKGSAD; encoded by the coding sequence ATGCTACCGGAGATCGACAAGTTTCACTGGATCACCGTCGGCGTCAGCTGCGTCATAGCCGCGCTGGCGGTCGTGCTGCACTACGAGGTGCTGTCGCGCCTGCATCGCTTCCTCGACACCACGCGCATGCGTGAGCGACCGCGCATCCTCACCCTGATCTTCGTCCTGCTGTTTACTCACATCGCCGAGATATGGCTGTTTGGCATGGGCGCACTGTACCTGCTGCAGACCCCTGAACTAGGCGGCATCGCCGGCATGCAGAACATCACCCTGTTCGACACCGTCTACCTGTCTGCCACCACCTACACCACGCTCGGCTACGGTGACCTGACGCCAACCGGCAATATTCGCTTTCTGTACGGCACCGAATCACTGACCGGGCTGGTACTGGTGACCTGGTCTGCCTCGCTGACGTTTATCGAGCTGCAGCGCCAGTGGCAAGGCATGCGGAGCAAGGGCAGCGCTGATTAA
- a CDS encoding putative RNA methyltransferase, which yields MLQLICPHCRAPLSNVERQWSCPAGHSYDQARQGYLNLLLVQFKNSKQPGDTPQMLASRQAFLDAGHYQPVSDAINQAFIEANPQTLLDMGCGEGYYTERLATALPDTTIGGFDISKDAIIKACRRSRAIRWMVASSARLPVADQSLDAALSVFSPWSADECLRTVKPGGRVLIVGPHGDHLLALRERLYDQIHPTPALIKSLPDGLRVASEQTLRYPLQLTGEDLGNLIGMTPHGVRSRPERQQAITEHGIEGLEVAMNMVTLERC from the coding sequence ATGCTGCAACTGATCTGCCCCCATTGCCGCGCCCCGCTGAGCAACGTTGAGCGCCAGTGGAGCTGTCCGGCTGGGCATAGCTACGACCAGGCCCGTCAGGGTTACCTTAACCTGCTGCTGGTGCAGTTCAAGAACAGCAAGCAGCCGGGCGACACACCGCAGATGCTGGCCAGCCGTCAGGCATTTCTCGACGCTGGCCACTATCAGCCGGTCAGTGATGCGATCAACCAGGCGTTCATCGAGGCAAATCCTCAGACGTTGCTCGACATGGGCTGCGGCGAAGGCTACTACACCGAGCGGCTGGCCACTGCACTGCCCGACACGACCATTGGCGGCTTCGACATCAGCAAAGACGCCATCATCAAGGCCTGCCGACGCAGCCGAGCCATTCGCTGGATGGTGGCCTCCAGCGCCCGGTTACCGGTCGCAGACCAGAGCCTGGATGCCGCCCTCAGTGTGTTCAGCCCCTGGTCTGCCGACGAATGCCTGCGTACCGTCAAGCCCGGTGGCCGGGTGCTGATCGTCGGCCCCCACGGTGACCACCTGCTGGCCCTGCGCGAGCGCCTGTACGACCAGATTCACCCGACACCTGCGCTGATCAAGTCACTACCCGACGGCCTGCGCGTCGCCTCCGAGCAGACCCTGCGCTATCCTCTGCAACTGACAGGCGAAGATCTGGGCAACCTGATCGGCATGACGCCGCACGGTGTGCGCAGCCGGCCCGAGCGCCAGCAAGCCATCACCGAGCACGGTATCGAGGGGCTGGAAGTGGCCATGAACATGGTCACGCTGGAACGTTGCTGA
- the dapE gene encoding succinyl-diaminopimelate desuccinylase — MTELSPTLQLACELISRNSTTPEDAGCQQLMGERLAAVGFELESLRFGEVDNLWARRGSEGPVLCFAGHTDVVPTGPVEQWQTNPFIPQIVDGMLHGRGAADMKGSLAAMVVAVERFVAAHPEHTGSIAFLITSDEEGPATEGTVKVVETLVERGEKVDWCIVGEPSSTELVGDIVKNGRRGSLNARLVIRGKQGHVAYPHLARNPIHLAAPALAALAAEVWDEGNAFFPPTSFQISNIHSGTGATNVVPGELEALINFRFSTESTVEGLQQRVRDLLDAHGLEYELHWTLSGLPFLTEPGALLDGVSAAIKQVTGRDTQPSTSGGTSDGRFIATMGTQVVELGPVNATIHQVNECIKAADLDLLTDIYQVTLERLLT, encoded by the coding sequence ATGACTGAGCTATCCCCTACCCTGCAGCTGGCCTGCGAGCTGATCTCCCGCAATTCCACCACCCCTGAAGACGCTGGCTGCCAGCAACTGATGGGCGAGCGTCTGGCGGCGGTTGGCTTTGAACTGGAGTCGCTGCGCTTTGGCGAGGTCGACAACCTGTGGGCGCGCCGCGGTAGTGAAGGCCCGGTACTGTGCTTTGCCGGTCACACTGACGTGGTACCGACTGGTCCGGTCGAGCAATGGCAAACCAACCCCTTCATCCCGCAGATCGTTGACGGCATGCTGCACGGGCGCGGCGCGGCCGATATGAAAGGTAGTCTGGCGGCAATGGTAGTGGCGGTTGAGCGCTTTGTTGCTGCTCACCCGGAGCACACCGGCTCTATCGCTTTTCTGATCACCAGTGACGAGGAAGGCCCGGCGACCGAGGGCACCGTCAAGGTAGTCGAGACACTGGTCGAACGCGGTGAAAAGGTCGACTGGTGTATCGTCGGTGAGCCCTCCAGCACCGAGCTGGTGGGTGACATCGTCAAGAACGGCCGCCGTGGCTCGCTCAACGCCCGCCTGGTCATTCGCGGCAAGCAGGGCCACGTGGCCTATCCGCATCTGGCGCGCAACCCGATTCATCTGGCCGCCCCCGCCCTGGCCGCGCTGGCTGCCGAAGTCTGGGACGAAGGCAATGCTTTCTTCCCGCCGACCAGTTTCCAGATTTCCAACATCCACTCCGGCACCGGTGCCACCAACGTGGTGCCGGGCGAGCTGGAAGCGCTGATCAACTTCCGCTTTTCAACAGAATCCACCGTCGAAGGTCTGCAACAGCGGGTGCGCGACCTGCTGGACGCACATGGTCTGGAATACGAGCTGCACTGGACCCTATCCGGCCTGCCGTTCCTGACCGAGCCGGGCGCGCTGCTGGACGGCGTCTCTGCGGCAATCAAGCAGGTCACCGGCCGCGACACGCAGCCGTCGACCTCAGGCGGCACCTCGGACGGCCGCTTTATCGCCACCATGGGCACCCAGGTGGTGGAATTGGGCCCGGTCAACGCGACCATCCACCAGGTCAACGAGTGCATCAAGGCCGCCGACCTCGATCTGCTGACCGATATTTATCAGGTCACGCTGGAACGGTTGCTGACCTGA
- the rlmF gene encoding 23S rRNA (adenine(1618)-N(6))-methyltransferase RlmF, whose product MRRRPSKSPTLHPRNRYQGRYDLALIARKYPLLKDFLVNGKDGQASIDFADPAALRCLNGALLQHWYQITDWQIPTDALCPPIPGRADLIHHLADLLASSHDGVIPKGERLRGLDVGTGANLIYPLIGNAEYGWQFVGSDIDAEALAIAEQILTANPSLQGQIALRLQSDAKSIFDGIINSEEQFDFTLCNPPFYASASEAQQANERKWQGLGKAPAGRNFGGRANELYCDDGEAGFLQRMAEQSKTYASQVFWFTTLVASAASLKALPEQLRGLGATDIRIIDMGQGSKRSRLLAWTFLGKKQRRAWRRARWPDTRI is encoded by the coding sequence ATGCGCCGCCGCCCGTCCAAGTCACCGACCCTGCACCCACGCAACCGCTACCAAGGGCGCTACGACCTTGCCCTTATTGCGCGCAAGTACCCGCTACTAAAGGACTTTTTAGTAAACGGCAAGGATGGGCAAGCAAGCATCGACTTCGCCGACCCGGCCGCCCTGCGCTGCCTCAACGGCGCCCTGCTGCAGCATTGGTATCAGATTACCGACTGGCAGATACCCACAGATGCGCTGTGCCCACCGATCCCCGGGCGCGCCGACCTTATCCACCACCTGGCCGACCTGCTCGCCAGCAGCCACGATGGCGTTATTCCCAAGGGAGAGCGTCTGCGCGGCCTGGATGTGGGCACCGGGGCCAATCTGATTTATCCGCTGATCGGCAACGCCGAATACGGCTGGCAATTCGTTGGGAGCGACATCGACGCTGAGGCGTTGGCTATCGCCGAGCAGATACTCACAGCCAACCCAAGCTTGCAGGGGCAGATTGCGCTGCGGTTGCAGAGCGACGCCAAGAGCATCTTCGACGGTATCATCAACAGCGAGGAGCAGTTCGATTTCACCCTGTGCAATCCGCCCTTCTACGCCAGCGCCAGCGAGGCGCAACAGGCCAATGAGCGCAAGTGGCAGGGGCTCGGCAAAGCACCTGCCGGCCGCAACTTCGGCGGTCGCGCCAATGAGTTGTACTGTGACGACGGCGAGGCGGGCTTTCTGCAGCGCATGGCCGAGCAAAGCAAGACATACGCATCGCAGGTGTTCTGGTTCACGACGCTGGTCGCCAGCGCAGCCAGCCTCAAAGCGCTGCCCGAACAACTGCGCGGCCTCGGCGCTACCGACATTCGCATCATCGACATGGGCCAGGGCAGCAAGCGCAGTCGCCTGCTGGCCTGGACCTTTCTCGGCAAGAAGCAGCGCCGGGCATGGCGTCGAGCGCGCTGGCCCGACACGCGAATCTAA
- the tcdA gene encoding tRNA cyclic N6-threonylcarbamoyladenosine(37) synthase TcdA: MPMITEDPRFAGIGRLYGTDSLARLAASHVVVVGIGGVGSWVAEALARSGIGRISLIDMDEVCVSNVNRQLHALDGQVGKPKVEVMAERLRAISPSCEVRAVMDFVTPNNLAELITDDINCVVDCIDSVNAKVALIAWCRRRKIPVITTGGAGGQIDPTQITVADLSKTVNDPLAAKARSLLRRDHNFPRADSKRSFGVPCVYSKEQLRYPKPDGSVCTQKSFVGEGVRLDCSGGFGAVTMVTATFGMVAAAQAVQRLLR, translated from the coding sequence ATGCCCATGATTACCGAAGACCCCCGTTTTGCTGGAATTGGCCGTTTGTATGGTACCGATTCGCTCGCGCGTCTGGCCGCCAGCCATGTGGTGGTGGTCGGCATTGGCGGGGTTGGCAGTTGGGTTGCGGAAGCACTGGCGCGTAGTGGTATTGGTCGTATCAGCCTGATCGACATGGACGAAGTTTGCGTCAGTAACGTCAATCGTCAGTTGCACGCGCTGGATGGTCAGGTCGGCAAGCCCAAGGTTGAAGTAATGGCCGAGCGTTTGCGGGCGATCAGCCCGAGCTGTGAGGTGCGCGCGGTGATGGATTTTGTCACGCCCAACAATCTGGCCGAGCTGATCACTGACGATATCAACTGCGTGGTGGATTGCATCGACAGCGTCAATGCCAAGGTGGCGCTGATTGCCTGGTGCCGCCGCCGCAAGATTCCGGTTATCACCACCGGAGGGGCGGGTGGGCAGATTGATCCGACGCAGATCACCGTGGCGGACCTGTCCAAGACTGTGAACGATCCGCTGGCCGCCAAGGCACGCTCCCTGCTGCGCCGCGACCACAACTTCCCCCGCGCCGACAGCAAGCGCAGCTTCGGCGTACCCTGCGTCTACTCGAAAGAGCAACTGCGTTATCCCAAGCCCGATGGCAGCGTCTGCACGCAGAAATCCTTCGTCGGCGAGGGCGTGCGGCTGGATTGCTCCGGCGGCTTTGGTGCGGTCACCATGGTCACGGCTACCTTCGGGATGGTGGCTGCCGCGCAGGCGGTGCAGCGCTTGCTGCGCTAG
- the dapD gene encoding 2,3,4,5-tetrahydropyridine-2,6-dicarboxylate N-succinyltransferase, protein MSECFSLAFGIGTQNSAGDWLEVFYPQPLLNPSNALIDVVKAELGYAEGNQAISFAANQCGALSQALNAAGFSEQAALVAQMADSARPLVATVLASDEAPSSTPEAYLKLHLLSHRLVKPHGVVLAGIFPLLPNVAWTTEGAIDISELPQRQMAARMKGNSLVVHSIDKFPSMTDYVVPAGIRIADTARVRLGAYVGEGTTVMHEGFINFNAGTAGTSMVEGRISAGVFVGKGSDLGGGCSTMGTLSGGGNIVISVGEGCLIGANAGIGIPLGDRCTVEAGLYITAGIKVALLDDADNLVEIVKARDLANQSDLLFRRNSQTGAIECKTNKSAIQLNDMLHAHN, encoded by the coding sequence ATGAGTGAATGTTTCAGTCTGGCCTTTGGCATCGGCACCCAGAACAGCGCAGGTGATTGGCTGGAGGTGTTCTATCCTCAGCCCCTGCTCAACCCCAGCAACGCCCTGATCGACGTGGTCAAGGCTGAGCTTGGCTATGCCGAAGGCAACCAGGCCATCAGCTTTGCCGCCAACCAATGCGGCGCACTGAGCCAGGCACTGAATGCGGCCGGTTTCAGCGAGCAGGCTGCACTGGTCGCACAGATGGCCGACAGCGCTCGCCCGCTGGTCGCCACCGTACTGGCCAGCGACGAAGCACCCAGCTCCACGCCGGAAGCCTACCTCAAGCTGCACCTGCTCTCGCACCGTCTGGTCAAGCCGCACGGCGTGGTGCTGGCCGGCATCTTCCCGCTGCTGCCGAACGTTGCCTGGACCACTGAAGGCGCTATCGACATCAGCGAACTGCCGCAGCGCCAGATGGCTGCCCGCATGAAGGGTAACTCGCTGGTTGTACACAGCATCGACAAGTTCCCGTCCATGACCGACTACGTGGTGCCGGCCGGCATCCGCATCGCCGACACCGCCCGTGTGCGTCTGGGCGCCTACGTGGGCGAAGGCACCACCGTCATGCACGAAGGTTTCATCAACTTCAACGCCGGTACCGCAGGCACCAGCATGGTTGAAGGCCGCATCTCTGCTGGCGTATTCGTTGGCAAGGGTTCCGACCTGGGCGGCGGTTGCTCCACCATGGGCACCCTGTCCGGCGGCGGCAATATCGTCATCTCCGTGGGCGAAGGCTGCCTGATCGGCGCCAACGCCGGTATCGGTATCCCGCTGGGCGACCGCTGCACTGTTGAAGCCGGTCTGTACATCACGGCCGGCATCAAGGTCGCGCTGCTGGACGACGCCGACAACCTGGTCGAAATCGTCAAGGCCCGCGACCTGGCCAACCAGTCCGACCTGCTGTTCCGCCGCAACTCGCAGACTGGCGCCATCGAGTGCAAGACCAACAAGAGCGCGATTCAGCTGAACGATATGCTGCACGCCCACAACTGA